The Aquincola tertiaricarbonis genomic sequence GTGGCGGCTCATCGAGCGGTACCCGGTCGTGGACTACCTGGTCCAGTACAACGAGACCGACTACCAGTTCCTGTGCCGGCTGATGCAAGCCTGGGGCATCAACCACCACTTCGAGCACACGAACGGCGTGCACCGGTTAGTGCTCAGTGACCACAACGGCGCCTTCAGGCCCTTGCAGGCGGATGACCCCGGCAGCAGCTACCACGCCATCGCCTACTACCCGCCGGGCCACAAGATCGACGAGGAGTACATCCACGCCTTTGCGCCGGTGGACCGCCTGACCGCCGGGCGCTACGAGAGCCGCGAATACGACCACACGCGCCCGCGGGCGCAGCTGAGCGCCAAGGTTCGTGCGGCGCGCCCCACCGGCCAGGCTGGCCAGGACGTGTACCTGTGGCGCGGCAGCCAGACCATCGGCGAGGGCGAAACCGCCTTGCACCTGCCCGCCAGCGACTGGAGCCAACCCAACCGCGGCGCCGACAAGGCCGCGAACCAGACGGAAGCCCAAGGCCGCCACCTCGCCCGGCTGCGCATGGATGCCCTCCGGCAGAAGGGCCACCGCGCCCGCGGCCAAGGCCATGTGCGCGGCATCGCCGCCGGCCACAGCTTCCAGTTGCGCGAGCATCCGCAGGACGCGGCCAACATCGACTACCTGACGCTGGCCACCGACCTGGTGGTGGAGAACGTCAGCGAAGACACGGCGCGGGCTGCAGCGCCCAAGGCGCTGTCAGACGCCCAACGCCTGGGCGGCCAGTGGCGCTGCACGGTGGACTTCGAGGTGCAGCCCGCCAGCGAACTGCTGCGGCCCGAGGCCACCCAGCCCAAGCCCCACATCCCCGGCCCCGAGACCGCCACAGTCTGCGGTCCTGTCGCGGGCACGGCCGAAACCAACCTCTACACCGATCACCTCGGCCGCATCAAGGTCCAGTTCCCCTGGGACCGCTACGGCCCCAACACCCACCACAGCAGTTGCTGGGTGCGCGTGAGCAGCGACTGGGCCGGCAACCAGCTGGGCGGCATGCACCTGCCCCGGGTGGGGCAGGAAGTCATCGTCAGCTTCATCGGCGGCGACATCGACCGGCCGATCTGCACCGGCCGCGTCTACAACCAAGTCAACCTGCCGCCGTGGGAGCTGCCGGCCCAGCAGGCGCTCAGCGGCCTTCGTTCCAGAGAACTCACGCCCGGCGGGGGCAACAGCGCCGCGGGCCGCTCCAACCACCTGGTGCTGGACGACACCCACCAGGCCATCCAGGCCCAACTCAAGAGCGACCACCAGCACAGCAGCCTGAGCCTGGGCCACATCACCCGCATCGAAGACCGGCAGGGCCGCAAGGACCACCGCGGCCAAGGCTTCGAGCTGCGCACCGACGGACACGGCGCCATCCGCGCCAAGGACGGGCTGATCCTCAGCACCGAAGCTAGAAGCAAGGCCACAGGCCACGTCACCGACCTCAGCGAAACCATCGCGCGGCTGAACCAGGCCCAGGGTCAACACGACAGCCTGGGCCACCTGGCCCAGATGCACCAGGCCCAAACCCAGGGCGACCAGGACGACGTGGCCCAAGCGCTGCAGGCACAGAACCAGGCCATCGCAGGCAAAGCCCAGGAAGGCCGGTTCCCAGAACTGCAGGAACCGCACCTCATCCTGGCCAGCCCGGCCGGCATCGAGAGCACCACCGCCCAAAGCACCCACCAGCACAGCGGCCAGCACCACGCCATCAGCAGCGGCGGGCACACCAGCGTCAGCACGGGCAAGAGCCTGCTGGCCAGCGCCGCCGAGGCCGTGCGGCTGTTTGCCTATCGGGCGGGCATCAAACTCATCAGCGCCCGACAAGACATCGACATCCGTGCGCTCAAGGCCAACCTCCAGATGCTGGCCAAGCTGAAGATCACGATGACTGCAGAGCGCATCGAGATCCAGGGTGCGAAGGAGGTGCTGATCAACGGCGGCGGCAGCTACACCCGCTGGAGTGCCAGCGGCATCGACAGCGGCACCACCGGCAGCCATGTGATGCATGCCGCCAGCCACGACTTCAGCGGGGCCAGGAGCCTGCCGGTGCGAATGCCGCGACTGGCGAAGGGAGAACCCACGGTGGAGCTGAACTACCTCTACGACGACCTGACGCCCGTGGCGGGCGCCCCCTACCGGGTCACGTTCGACAACGGCGAAGTGCGCGAGGGCAGCGGTGCCCGTTGAGCCGAGGGAGCAGTGTGATGAAAGACTTCTTCAAGGGCCCGGTGTTCCGGGCGTTGCTGGCGTTGTTGGCGCTGCTGGTGGTGTCGGCCGTCGTCTGGTTCCTCGGACCGTTCGTCGCGGTGGGCGAGATCAAGCCGCTGGGCTCGGTGGCGGTGCGCCTGGGTGTGATCCTGCTGCTGTTGGCGGGCCTGTTGTCCTGGGCGCTGGAGCTGCCGGCGGCCGTGGCCTGGACCGTCATCGGTGCGTCGGCGTTGTGCCTGCTCATCTGGCACGGCGGGCCGCTGCTGGCTTTCGGGCCCTTGCATCCGTTGGCGCCTGTGTGGGCGCGGGTGCTGGCCATGGGCCTGGTGCTGGTGCTGCTGTTGGTGTGGGGGCTGTACAAGCTCTACCGCGCCTTGCAGCGCGATGACCAGCTGTTGCAGCGGTGGCTGCATCGAGAAGGGGCCCAGCCCGCGCTGGCGCGCGAAGAGATCCGCCACCTGGCCGACCGCGCCCGCCAGGCGGTGAGCCAGCTTCGCCAGATGCAGCGCACGATGGCCGGCGGCACGGGCAGCATCTGGTCGGGCCTGCGGCGCGTGGTCGAGGGCAAGCGCTACCTGTACGAGCTGCCCTGGTACATGCTGATCGGGCAGCCCGGGGCGGGCAAGTCCTCGCTGGTGCTCAACGCCGGCCTGCGCTTTCCGCTGCCCGACCAGATGGGCGCCGCCAGCGCCCGCATGACGCTGGAGCGCGCCACCGGCACCCAGAACTGCGACTGGTGGCTGACCAACGAGGCCGTGTTCCTGGACACCGCGGGGCGTTACACCGAGCAGGCGCCCCAGGCCGACGAACAGGCCGCCGCCGTGCACGCCGCCGAGTGGCGCGGCTTTCTGGGCGTGCTGCGCCAGGTGCGCCCACGGGCGCCGATCAACGGTGCCTTGCTGGTGGTGGACGTGGCCGAGCTGCTGCGCGCCGATGAACTGCAGCGCACGGCCCTGGCCGCGCAGTTGCGGGCGCGGCTGGAAGAGTTGCGCACCCACCTGGGCATCCGCTTCCCCGTCTACCTGCTGCTGGCCAAGGCCGACGTGCTGCGCGGCTTTCCGGCGTACTTCAACGGCCTCACCTCCGAGGCACGCCGCCAGGTGTGGGGCTTCACCTTGCCGTGGATGGACGACGCCCAACGCCGCAAGGCCGCCAAGCGCAAGCAGTCGGGCCGATCGACCACCGCCAACGGTGGGGACGCACCAGACAGCCTGCCCGACAGTGGCCAGTCGCTGGCGCTGTGGGTGGGCCGTGAGTTCGCGGCCCTGATCGAGCGCATCCGCGCCGGCGTGGCGATGCGGCTGCAGGAAGAGTTCCGGGTGGAAGACCGGCAGTCGCTCTATGTGCTGCCCCATGAACTGCAGGGGCTGATGGCGCCGGTGCAGACGCTGGTGGCCCAGGTGTTTGCCGACTCGCGCTACGACACCACGCAGGTTCAACCCACGCTGCGGGGTGTGTACCTGTGCAGCGCGGTGCAGCCCGGGCAGGAGATGGTGGCCCAACCGCAGGCGCTGTCGGTGCGCCTGCGCGAAGCCGTTCGCAGCCTGGGCCACACCGTGGGTTTGGGAGGCTCCAAGCCGCCGCAGATGAGCCGCCGCAGCTTCTTCCTTTCCGACCTGCTGGAAAAGGTGGTGATGGCCGAGGCGCATCTGGTGCAACCCAACCTGCGTTGGGAAACCCGCATGCGGCTGCTGCGCTGGATCGGGCATGGCGTCGTGCTGCTCGCCTTCGTGTGGCTGTCCGGCGCGTTGGCGCTGAGCCTGCGCAACAACCAGGCCTACCTGCAAGCGATCAGTGAGAAGACCGAGACCCTGACCCGGCAGATGAAGGATTGGCTGCGCGAGCCCAACACGGCGCGTACCGAGAAGGTGCTCGACCTGGCGCAAGACCTGCCGCGCGTGGATGGTCTGAACCTGGCTTCGCCGGATCTGTCGTTCCAGTACGGGTTGTACAGCGCAGGCCCCATCGCGGCGGCGGCCGATCAGGGCTATGGCCAATTGCTCGACCGCCTGGTGCTGCCGCAGGTCACGGCGCACATGGAGCAGGTGCTGCGCCAATCGGTGGCGGCCGATGATGCCGAGCAGGCCTACCAGACCTTGCGGGTGTACCTGCTGCTGCATGACGCGAAGCAGTACATGCAGTCGCCCGACCATGCCCGTGACGTGCGGCAATGGATCAAGCAGGCCTGGCAGGGGCAGGCGGAGTCACTCTCGCAGCGGCTGGGCAACAGCGCCGCCATGGTGGGCCATCTGGAATGGCTCTTCGCCGGTCGGCGGCCCGTGCAGTCGCTGTCGGTGGCCAACAGCGCCCTGGTGCAGGAGGTGCGCAGCTACCTGGACAAGCAGTCGCGCAGCGAGCGGCTGTACGTGCGGGTGCGCACCGCGGCGCAGGCGCAGGCACCGCAGGCCTTCAGCCTGGTTCGTGCGCTGGGGCCGCAGGCGGGCACCTTGTTCAGCCTGGCATCGGGGGGCAGCCTGGAGCAGGGCGTGCCGGGGCTGTTCACCTATGAGGGCTATCACGAGGTCTTTGCCAAGCAACTCGCCCAGACCTTGACCTGGGCCCAGCAGGACGATGCCTGGGTGATGGGGCAGCGCATGGGTGGCGACACCGCCACCACCGACCCGCAGAAGGCCGACCACCGGGCGCTGGAGGCCGAGGTGCGGCGGCTGTTTCTGGCGGAGTACGCCGGGCACTGGGCGCGCTTCCTGGACGACGTTCGGCTGGTGCGCTCTGACAAGTCCGGCACCCTGGCCTACGACCTGAGCATCCTGCGCCAACTGGCCGCCGCGGATTCGCCGCTGGTCCGGCTGGCCCGCGCTGCCGCCCGCGAAACCACCTTGTCCAGGCCGCTGGTGATGGAGAACAAGGCCGAGGAGAAGTCGATCTTCGAGAAGGCGGGCGACCAGCTCGCCCAGCAGCAGGCCAAGGCCGGTGCGGCGCTGGGCGTGCGCCCCGAAGCCCGCATGGAACGCCAGGAGGTGGACGAGAAGTTCTCCGCCCTGCGTGAGGTGGTAACCGGCCGCGGTGAAGGCGCGGCCATGGCCGCCAGCGGCAGGGCGGGCCTGGAGAGCATGACCAGCGTGCTCAACGAGTACTACACCGTGCTGGTGGTGGCAGACACGGCGCTCAGTGCCGGCAGCCTGCCGCCGGCGGGTGCCGAGGCGGCCACCAAGCTGCGCATCGAGGCCGGGAAAATGCCGGCGCCGCTGCGTGAAGTGCTGATGGACCTCAGCGCCAGCGGATCGGACAAGGTGCAGCAGGGCGCCGCGTCCATCCTGCGCAACCAGGCGCAGGCGCAG encodes the following:
- a CDS encoding type VI secretion system Vgr family protein encodes the protein MNKHGFSRPVFSGERALTISSPAIPQHLGRPALVPLRLSGREAVNGLFEYRLVLQTPDEVAAVGGLLRGANFSLPDMVGREICCAIELEGHGSGLLGNQGAGERQINALITEARLLGEDSRHALYELTLRPWLYLATLSTDCKVFQNQTPVDVLRAVLDDYIFPVEWRLIERYPVVDYLVQYNETDYQFLCRLMQAWGINHHFEHTNGVHRLVLSDHNGAFRPLQADDPGSSYHAIAYYPPGHKIDEEYIHAFAPVDRLTAGRYESREYDHTRPRAQLSAKVRAARPTGQAGQDVYLWRGSQTIGEGETALHLPASDWSQPNRGADKAANQTEAQGRHLARLRMDALRQKGHRARGQGHVRGIAAGHSFQLREHPQDAANIDYLTLATDLVVENVSEDTARAAAPKALSDAQRLGGQWRCTVDFEVQPASELLRPEATQPKPHIPGPETATVCGPVAGTAETNLYTDHLGRIKVQFPWDRYGPNTHHSSCWVRVSSDWAGNQLGGMHLPRVGQEVIVSFIGGDIDRPICTGRVYNQVNLPPWELPAQQALSGLRSRELTPGGGNSAAGRSNHLVLDDTHQAIQAQLKSDHQHSSLSLGHITRIEDRQGRKDHRGQGFELRTDGHGAIRAKDGLILSTEARSKATGHVTDLSETIARLNQAQGQHDSLGHLAQMHQAQTQGDQDDVAQALQAQNQAIAGKAQEGRFPELQEPHLILASPAGIESTTAQSTHQHSGQHHAISSGGHTSVSTGKSLLASAAEAVRLFAYRAGIKLISARQDIDIRALKANLQMLAKLKITMTAERIEIQGAKEVLINGGGSYTRWSASGIDSGTTGSHVMHAASHDFSGARSLPVRMPRLAKGEPTVELNYLYDDLTPVAGAPYRVTFDNGEVREGSGAR
- the tssM gene encoding type VI secretion system membrane subunit TssM → MKDFFKGPVFRALLALLALLVVSAVVWFLGPFVAVGEIKPLGSVAVRLGVILLLLAGLLSWALELPAAVAWTVIGASALCLLIWHGGPLLAFGPLHPLAPVWARVLAMGLVLVLLLVWGLYKLYRALQRDDQLLQRWLHREGAQPALAREEIRHLADRARQAVSQLRQMQRTMAGGTGSIWSGLRRVVEGKRYLYELPWYMLIGQPGAGKSSLVLNAGLRFPLPDQMGAASARMTLERATGTQNCDWWLTNEAVFLDTAGRYTEQAPQADEQAAAVHAAEWRGFLGVLRQVRPRAPINGALLVVDVAELLRADELQRTALAAQLRARLEELRTHLGIRFPVYLLLAKADVLRGFPAYFNGLTSEARRQVWGFTLPWMDDAQRRKAAKRKQSGRSTTANGGDAPDSLPDSGQSLALWVGREFAALIERIRAGVAMRLQEEFRVEDRQSLYVLPHELQGLMAPVQTLVAQVFADSRYDTTQVQPTLRGVYLCSAVQPGQEMVAQPQALSVRLREAVRSLGHTVGLGGSKPPQMSRRSFFLSDLLEKVVMAEAHLVQPNLRWETRMRLLRWIGHGVVLLAFVWLSGALALSLRNNQAYLQAISEKTETLTRQMKDWLREPNTARTEKVLDLAQDLPRVDGLNLASPDLSFQYGLYSAGPIAAAADQGYGQLLDRLVLPQVTAHMEQVLRQSVAADDAEQAYQTLRVYLLLHDAKQYMQSPDHARDVRQWIKQAWQGQAESLSQRLGNSAAMVGHLEWLFAGRRPVQSLSVANSALVQEVRSYLDKQSRSERLYVRVRTAAQAQAPQAFSLVRALGPQAGTLFSLASGGSLEQGVPGLFTYEGYHEVFAKQLAQTLTWAQQDDAWVMGQRMGGDTATTDPQKADHRALEAEVRRLFLAEYAGHWARFLDDVRLVRSDKSGTLAYDLSILRQLAAADSPLVRLARAAARETTLSRPLVMENKAEEKSIFEKAGDQLAQQQAKAGAALGVRPEARMERQEVDEKFSALREVVTGRGEGAAMAASGRAGLESMTSVLNEYYTVLVVADTALSAGSLPPAGAEAATKLRIEAGKMPAPLREVLMDLSASGSDKVQQGAASILRNQAQAQMDRLLGLLSLNVAEPCQRLLAGRYPFANSAQEVSAEDFNAFFAAGGAADEYFRKYLAPLVDTSARPWRYKSPGSVNLAAAGDGLGPGDAPPGPAAGPTLQGELLKLLAASGPNPDAFAQVGQIRDMFFRENEGKRMAWRGDYRVVSLDASVTEWVIDFDGQVQRYAHGAIQALPLAWPGPRGGTMAELVAQPRIRPETSTLAARGPWSWLRLVERAKLSPGTQPGRVLAEFSFDNRRAVLDIGSAGPSPFNSTLLRNFSCPGRSL